The following proteins are co-located in the Rippkaea orientalis PCC 8801 genome:
- a CDS encoding long-chain acyl-[acyl-carrier-protein] reductase — MFGLIGHLTSLEHAQQVAEALGYPEYANQGLDFWCAAPPQIVDHFHVTSVTGQIIEGKYVESCFLPEMLVNRRIKAAIRKILNAMALAQKADLNITALGGFSSIIFEEFNLKENKQVRNVELEFERFTTGNTHTAYIICRQLEQVSAQLGLDLSQATVAVCGATGDIGSAVCRWLDQKTDVAELLLIARNQERLQGLQAELGRGKIMELEEALPQADIIVWVASMPKGVEINPETLKKPCLIIDGGYPKNLGTQVQHPDVYVLKGGIVEHSLDIDWKIMEIVSMDIPSRQMFACFAEGILLEFEGWHTNFSWGRNQISVPKMEQIGEASLKHGFRPLLSW; from the coding sequence ATGTTTGGTCTGATCGGTCATCTTACCAGTTTAGAACACGCCCAACAAGTGGCTGAAGCCCTTGGCTATCCTGAATATGCCAATCAAGGGCTGGATTTTTGGTGTGCGGCACCCCCTCAAATTGTGGATCATTTTCATGTCACCAGCGTGACAGGACAAATTATTGAGGGAAAATATGTAGAATCCTGTTTTTTACCAGAAATGCTGGTAAATCGCCGTATTAAAGCAGCTATTCGCAAGATTTTAAATGCCATGGCCTTAGCCCAAAAAGCAGACCTTAATATCACGGCATTAGGGGGCTTTTCCTCGATTATTTTTGAAGAATTTAACCTCAAAGAGAATAAACAAGTCCGCAACGTGGAGTTAGAGTTTGAACGCTTCACCACAGGCAATACCCACACGGCCTACATTATCTGCCGTCAGCTTGAACAAGTTTCTGCTCAATTAGGACTGGACTTATCCCAAGCGACTGTAGCCGTTTGTGGGGCAACGGGAGACATTGGCAGTGCGGTCTGTCGTTGGTTAGATCAAAAAACCGATGTGGCAGAACTATTGTTAATTGCCCGAAATCAAGAGCGATTACAGGGATTACAGGCAGAATTAGGACGGGGTAAAATTATGGAGCTAGAAGAAGCCCTACCCCAAGCTGATATTATTGTTTGGGTGGCCAGTATGCCCAAAGGGGTGGAAATTAACCCAGAAACCTTGAAAAAACCCTGTTTAATTATCGATGGTGGCTACCCTAAAAATTTAGGAACCCAAGTTCAACACCCGGATGTTTATGTCCTCAAAGGGGGCATTGTTGAGCATTCCCTGGATATTGACTGGAAAATCATGGAAATTGTCAGTATGGATATTCCCTCTCGTCAGATGTTTGCCTGTTTTGCTGAAGGAATTTTATTAGAATTTGAAGGCTGGCACACGAATTTTTCTTGGGGACGCAATCAAATTAGCGTTCCTAAAATGGAGCAAATTGGTGAAGCATCCCTTAAACACGGGTTCCGACCTTTATTGAGTTGGTAA
- a CDS encoding DUF3352 domain-containing protein has product MKLRSFFITLAISVLILLSLAGGSLYWILAQSPLNLVSGGVLREPITAIFVPKQAPVMISLLVNPDRLEALAKLIAFPQNRRRSHQQFLTLEKQLLAQTGLDYSSQIQPWLGEEITLAVTSLDFDRNPDNGVQPGYLLAITTKDSQLAKEFLQSSYSKDAIAGTSDLIFEPYKGVNLIYQKNRDTDVNQTLSATAILNNVVLFANHPKILRDAINNVQVPDLNLKQSPSYQEALKTITEPRIGLIYANFPSLSAWLGNLPLPELPEITQTLTVAFSVKSEGLVAQTALIGGSKAQDRLPVLSQPVSTLAYIPPNSILTAAGTDLNQLWREIETGLATESPLQQVLNQAITSLQEPLGVNLPKEIFPWVEGEFSLGLLPHPHSGEPDWIFVAQKVPGVNMSEILEKLDELAQEKGYSIGNLPLLDTTVTAWTKLTTAKGNHNSSLTQLAAQVSGLYSETDQYVIFATSVEAMSQALSTSENTIIRSEKLQQAIAGLSAENDGYLYIDWSQGQKLLEQKFPIVKVVELSIKPLLNNLRSLTISSQGSQNSIRRGTVFFNLGVR; this is encoded by the coding sequence GTGAAGCTGCGTTCTTTCTTCATTACCCTAGCCATCAGCGTCCTTATTCTGTTATCTTTGGCCGGTGGTAGCCTTTATTGGATTTTAGCTCAAAGTCCCCTCAATTTAGTCTCAGGAGGTGTGCTTAGGGAACCCATCACCGCAATTTTTGTCCCTAAACAAGCTCCTGTGATGATATCGTTGTTAGTTAATCCCGATCGCCTAGAAGCCTTAGCCAAGTTGATCGCTTTTCCTCAAAATAGACGGCGATCGCATCAACAATTTTTAACCTTAGAAAAACAACTTTTAGCTCAAACTGGACTCGATTATTCTAGCCAAATTCAACCTTGGTTAGGGGAAGAAATAACCCTCGCTGTGACTTCCCTTGATTTTGATCGTAACCCTGATAATGGGGTTCAACCTGGCTATTTATTAGCCATTACTACCAAAGATTCCCAATTAGCCAAAGAATTTCTCCAAAGTTCCTATTCTAAAGACGCGATCGCCGGAACTTCTGATCTGATTTTTGAACCCTACAAAGGGGTGAATTTAATCTATCAAAAAAACCGTGACACTGACGTTAATCAGACCCTATCGGCTACTGCTATTTTAAATAACGTGGTCTTGTTTGCCAATCATCCCAAAATTCTCCGGGATGCCATCAATAACGTTCAAGTTCCCGATTTAAACCTCAAACAGTCCCCTAGCTATCAAGAAGCGTTAAAAACGATTACTGAACCGCGAATTGGACTGATTTATGCTAATTTTCCATCCTTATCCGCTTGGTTGGGCAATTTACCCCTCCCCGAACTGCCAGAAATTACCCAAACCCTAACAGTGGCTTTTTCAGTAAAATCTGAGGGATTAGTCGCCCAAACCGCCTTAATTGGGGGTTCAAAAGCCCAAGATCGCCTCCCGGTTTTATCCCAACCTGTCAGTACATTAGCTTATATTCCACCCAATAGCATCTTAACCGCCGCCGGAACCGACTTAAATCAATTGTGGAGAGAAATCGAGACAGGACTCGCTACTGAAAGTCCTCTACAACAGGTGTTAAACCAGGCGATAACTTCCCTCCAAGAACCTTTAGGGGTAAATTTGCCTAAGGAGATTTTTCCATGGGTTGAAGGAGAATTTAGCCTAGGGTTACTACCCCATCCCCATAGTGGTGAACCTGATTGGATTTTTGTTGCGCAGAAGGTTCCAGGGGTGAATATGAGCGAGATTTTGGAAAAACTCGATGAATTAGCCCAAGAAAAAGGTTATAGCATCGGTAACTTACCCTTATTAGACACAACCGTCACGGCTTGGACGAAATTGACTACAGCAAAGGGCAATCATAACAGCAGTCTAACACAATTAGCGGCGCAAGTCAGTGGGTTATATTCAGAAACCGATCAATACGTTATTTTTGCCACATCAGTTGAAGCGATGTCTCAGGCACTTTCGACTTCAGAAAATACCATAATTCGTAGTGAGAAATTGCAGCAAGCCATTGCCGGATTGTCTGCTGAAAATGATGGTTATTTGTATATTGATTGGAGTCAAGGACAAAAATTATTAGAGCAAAAATTCCCCATTGTTAAGGTAGTTGAATTATCGATCAAACCCCTATTAAATAATTTGCGATCACTGACGATTAGTAGTCAAGGAAGTCAGAATAGTATCCGCAGGGGGACGGTTTTCTTTAATTTAGGGGTACGTTAA
- a CDS encoding tetratricopeptide repeat protein: MQGSFKRIWQWIQQFFGQFFGLSGRSRGSRSTSQGESERPLTDTDYEFLFSQLLEGVAHGWHEGRILKYFEDLGQRGKPKPWIAWLERFGEKAMASSAPNLQLAARMMRLGELAQSFPATEAIGETAYEIGRQIYNKESESGIWEYEGPDAEAPISAVSNFNEEMYQTLDSAPQSLPEGSETLTLEELGERLEQDSDLAEQLAAQLGIPSSNPQEIIDALMEQFQAQAEQDQSQETPQTEQEWFNLGLEQARQGDLEGAIASWDRALEINPSLAEGWHNRGSALGTLGRFDEAINSFDRAIYLDAQDFQAWNLKGNALYNLQQWEGAITCWDKALEVRPEFYQAWYNRSSALEELGRTEEAIAGYRKALEIEPTFELASSRLKELTNN; this comes from the coding sequence ATGCAGGGTTCATTCAAACGTATCTGGCAGTGGATTCAACAATTTTTCGGACAATTTTTTGGTTTATCAGGGCGATCGCGTGGGAGTCGTTCAACAAGTCAAGGAGAGTCTGAGCGTCCTCTGACGGATACAGACTACGAATTTTTATTTAGTCAGTTACTCGAAGGGGTTGCCCATGGGTGGCACGAAGGACGCATCCTGAAGTATTTTGAAGACTTGGGGCAACGGGGAAAACCTAAACCCTGGATCGCCTGGCTAGAACGGTTTGGGGAAAAAGCCATGGCTTCTTCAGCCCCTAACCTACAACTGGCAGCACGGATGATGCGTTTAGGGGAATTAGCCCAATCATTTCCAGCGACTGAAGCGATTGGGGAAACAGCTTACGAAATTGGGAGACAAATCTATAATAAAGAATCAGAAAGCGGTATTTGGGAATACGAAGGGCCTGACGCAGAAGCCCCCATTTCTGCTGTTAGCAACTTTAATGAGGAAATGTATCAAACCCTAGATAGTGCACCTCAATCCTTGCCAGAAGGCAGCGAAACCCTAACCCTAGAAGAATTAGGGGAACGGTTAGAGCAAGATTCAGACTTAGCTGAACAACTGGCAGCACAGTTAGGGATACCATCGAGTAATCCCCAAGAAATTATCGATGCTTTGATGGAGCAATTTCAAGCTCAAGCTGAGCAAGATCAGTCCCAAGAAACCCCCCAGACCGAACAAGAGTGGTTTAATCTGGGATTAGAACAAGCTCGTCAAGGAGACTTAGAAGGGGCGATCGCCAGTTGGGATCGGGCGTTAGAAATTAATCCCTCTTTAGCTGAAGGATGGCATAATCGAGGTAGTGCCCTAGGGACGTTAGGGCGATTTGATGAAGCGATTAACAGTTTTGATCGGGCGATCTATCTGGATGCTCAAGACTTCCAAGCGTGGAATTTAAAAGGAAATGCCCTCTATAATCTACAACAATGGGAAGGGGCGATTACCTGTTGGGATAAAGCCTTAGAAGTACGCCCCGAGTTCTATCAAGCTTGGTATAATCGCTCTAGTGCCTTAGAAGAATTGGGACGAACAGAAGAGGCGATCGCGGGTTATCGTAAAGCCCTAGAAATTGAACCCACCTTTGAATTAGCTTCCTCTCGACTCAAAGAACTTACCAATAATTAA
- a CDS encoding RNA-guided endonuclease InsQ/TnpB family protein, with amino-acid sequence MERAYRFRFYPTTEQENLLRRTMGCVRLVYNKALATRTEGWYQRQERIGYEQTSSLLTEWKKQEDLEFLNDVSCVPLQQCLRHLQTAFTNFWGQRAKYPNFKKKRNGGSAEFTRSAFKWKDSKLFLAKIKDPLNIVWSRYIPQDCQPSTVTIKLDPSGRWFVSILVKDLTIKPLPKTGKKVGIDVGVTSLMTTSEGEKVANPQQFKRLYKKLKRKQSCLSRKTKGSNNRYKACLEVAKVHAKIKDARTDFLHKLTTKLVRENDLIAIEDLAIRNMVKNPKLARSISDESWGEFARQLEYKCQWYDRELIRIDCHFPSSKRCGNCGHIINKLPLNIREWDCPECGTHHDRDINASKNISAAGLAVSVCGAGVRLEESKSRKATALKQKPKP; translated from the coding sequence ATAGAACGTGCCTATCGATTTCGATTCTACCCAACTACCGAGCAAGAAAACCTCTTGCGACGGACAATGGGGTGTGTCCGCTTGGTGTACAACAAAGCTTTAGCGACACGCACCGAAGGGTGGTATCAAAGACAAGAACGAATAGGTTACGAACAGACATCAAGCTTGTTAACCGAATGGAAAAAGCAAGAAGATTTAGAGTTTCTTAATGATGTTAGCTGTGTTCCATTACAGCAATGTTTAAGGCATCTTCAAACAGCTTTTACTAACTTTTGGGGGCAACGAGCTAAATATCCTAACTTTAAGAAAAAACGTAATGGAGGTAGTGCCGAGTTTACCCGTTCTGCATTTAAGTGGAAAGATAGTAAGCTATTTTTGGCTAAAATTAAAGACCCTTTAAATATTGTTTGGAGTCGCTATATTCCTCAAGATTGTCAACCTTCTACAGTGACCATTAAACTTGACCCATCAGGGCGTTGGTTTGTCTCGATTTTAGTCAAAGATTTAACGATTAAACCTTTGCCCAAGACAGGCAAAAAAGTAGGGATTGATGTAGGAGTGACTAGCTTAATGACTACCAGCGAAGGGGAAAAAGTAGCCAATCCTCAACAATTTAAACGCTTGTACAAAAAGCTGAAAAGAAAGCAATCATGCTTGAGTCGGAAAACCAAAGGCTCAAATAACCGATATAAAGCTTGTCTCGAAGTGGCTAAAGTTCACGCTAAAATTAAAGATGCGCGTACCGATTTTCTTCACAAACTGACGACTAAACTTGTTCGAGAGAATGACCTAATTGCTATTGAAGATTTAGCCATTAGAAATATGGTTAAAAATCCTAAGTTAGCTCGGTCAATTAGTGACGAAAGTTGGGGAGAATTTGCCAGACAGTTAGAGTATAAATGCCAGTGGTACGACAGAGAATTAATTAGAATTGATTGCCATTTTCCCAGTAGTAAACGCTGTGGAAATTGTGGTCACATAATTAATAAATTACCGTTAAATATTCGGGAATGGGATTGTCCCGAATGTGGCACGCACCATGATCGAGATATTAACGCAAGTAAAAACATTTCGGCCGCAGGGCTTGCGGTGTCAGTCTGTGGAGCGGGTGTAAGACTTGAAGAGAGTAAATCTCGGAAGGCAACTGCATTGAAGCAGAAACCTAAACCGTGA
- a CDS encoding pyridoxal-dependent decarboxylase, which yields MGEKRDYHMSPEEFRHWGYQTIDWLVDYRQKVEEFPVLSQVEPGDIRAKLPSNAPQQGESFAEILADIDRIIMPGITHWQSPNFFGFFPAGASAPSILGELMSSGLGVLGFLWATSPACTELETHVLDWLIDMLGLPDHFKSSTGGGGVLQDTACSAAIVSVIAAREQKKADINRLVAYTSTEAHSSLEKAVRISGLRPENLRLIDIDHHYAMSPDRLEQAIKADLQAGLIPCYLAGTVGTTSSNAIDPLTRLGAIAQKYDLWFHVDGAMSGTAALCPELRWIHQGVELADSYCFNPHKWMMTNFDCNCFYVRDRLKLTNALSIMPEYLKNEATDSGKVIDYRDWQLPLSRRFKSLKLWFVIRHYGIEGLQHYVRKHVALAKEFAQWVKLDPAFKLVVNPPLNLVCFRHQGGDLINQEILNRINESGTMYLTSTKLDQKLTLRMAIGQAETERENVKLAWKLIRSVAEKIINDNDFTCQISTEKAA from the coding sequence ATGGGAGAAAAGAGAGATTATCATATGTCCCCAGAGGAATTTCGTCATTGGGGATATCAAACAATTGATTGGTTGGTAGATTATAGACAGAAAGTTGAAGAATTTCCGGTACTTTCCCAGGTAGAACCCGGAGATATCAGGGCAAAATTACCCTCGAACGCGCCCCAACAAGGAGAAAGTTTTGCCGAGATTTTAGCGGACATCGATCGCATCATTATGCCAGGAATCACCCATTGGCAGTCCCCTAACTTTTTTGGATTTTTTCCGGCAGGAGCCTCTGCACCCTCTATTTTAGGCGAATTAATGAGCTCTGGCCTAGGAGTCTTGGGCTTTTTGTGGGCGACTTCCCCTGCTTGTACTGAATTAGAAACCCACGTTCTCGACTGGTTGATCGATATGTTGGGACTGCCTGACCATTTTAAATCTTCCACAGGTGGCGGCGGTGTGCTGCAAGATACCGCTTGTAGTGCAGCTATTGTCTCTGTAATCGCAGCCAGAGAGCAAAAAAAAGCCGATATTAATCGCTTAGTTGCTTATACGTCTACTGAAGCCCATTCCTCTCTAGAGAAAGCCGTCAGAATTAGCGGACTGCGTCCTGAAAACTTGCGGTTAATTGATATCGATCACCACTATGCTATGAGTCCTGATCGGCTAGAACAAGCTATTAAAGCCGATCTACAGGCGGGGTTGATTCCCTGTTATTTGGCCGGTACGGTGGGAACCACCTCATCTAATGCCATTGATCCCCTAACTCGTTTAGGTGCGATCGCTCAAAAATACGATCTTTGGTTTCATGTGGACGGGGCAATGAGTGGAACAGCCGCCCTCTGTCCAGAATTACGGTGGATTCACCAGGGAGTAGAATTAGCCGATAGTTACTGTTTTAATCCCCATAAATGGATGATGACCAATTTTGACTGTAATTGCTTCTATGTGCGAGATCGGTTAAAATTAACCAATGCACTTTCAATTATGCCCGAATACTTGAAAAATGAAGCCACAGACTCCGGAAAAGTGATTGACTATCGAGATTGGCAACTTCCCCTATCACGCCGTTTCAAAAGTCTCAAACTGTGGTTTGTGATCCGTCATTATGGCATTGAAGGCTTACAACACTATGTCCGTAAGCACGTTGCCCTTGCTAAAGAATTTGCCCAGTGGGTCAAATTAGATCCCGCTTTCAAGTTGGTGGTTAATCCCCCGCTTAACCTAGTGTGTTTTCGACATCAAGGGGGCGATCTCATTAATCAAGAAATTCTTAATCGGATTAATGAGTCCGGCACAATGTATTTAACCTCAACCAAACTCGACCAAAAACTTACTCTAAGAATGGCTATTGGACAGGCAGAAACTGAACGAGAAAATGTAAAATTAGCCTGGAAATTAATTAGATCTGTTGCCGAAAAAATCATCAATGACAATGATTTTACTTGTCAAATATCAACCGAAAAAGCAGCCTAG
- a CDS encoding TonB family protein, with amino-acid sequence MTSSSLELMPIRVFNSNSVSAIASVGIHGLVLGLAIPSLTQFSTPQNPANQRNVEVIELTDAELARLPDQSSSLDMSEFPNTPLENIPLVDPSSLGSSLPNPVNTLPTPPSLPPLPNLPPLPSNYTAIPRPMGSLPIAPPPRGPFRLPPSLGNTPAMPPLRLPTSERTPQRPDFGPLPDPIPIDALINQGKGKPVQPDQIAANSPSNQTPSEEDNLAYNPINTSNADLYNNLGNDAQKTGRVLTKNDTKQLIATYPKQACSLQSDKTVTYRVSTNAQGSVVDSAIMRSSGYPLFDQQALAQIKSTGFAKNTHYLVNVLFPFDPKICTGVTTIPQNQPEPPTTVSPKPTQPPTTVTPQVSPTPTTVSPKPTQPPTTASPKPTQPPTTVSPKPAQPPTTVSPKPSEPPTSVSPQPSEPPTSVSPQPTQPQPPITPKLPTSEALSPAQPSSPPITPPAETVTPEPKLNPETPEGSTNGQSLPGPALPKKN; translated from the coding sequence ATGACTTCCTCCTCCCTCGAACTGATGCCCATTCGGGTCTTTAATTCTAATAGCGTATCAGCGATCGCCTCAGTGGGTATCCATGGCTTAGTGTTAGGTCTTGCGATTCCCAGTTTGACGCAATTTAGCACTCCCCAAAATCCCGCCAATCAACGTAATGTAGAAGTCATCGAGTTAACTGACGCTGAGTTAGCCCGTTTGCCCGATCAGTCCTCGTCATTAGATATGTCGGAGTTTCCCAATACTCCCTTAGAAAATATTCCCCTTGTAGACCCTTCCTCCTTGGGTTCTTCCCTTCCTAACCCAGTTAATACCTTACCTACACCCCCTAGTTTACCCCCCTTACCCAATCTTCCCCCCCTACCCTCCAACTATACAGCCATTCCTCGACCCATGGGGTCACTGCCCATTGCACCCCCTCCTAGAGGTCCCTTTCGGCTACCTCCGTCATTAGGGAACACCCCCGCAATGCCGCCACTTCGACTCCCTACTTCTGAGAGAACTCCCCAAAGACCCGATTTTGGTCCATTACCCGATCCCATTCCCATTGATGCCCTAATCAATCAAGGTAAAGGCAAACCCGTTCAACCTGACCAAATTGCTGCTAATTCCCCTTCTAATCAAACTCCTTCTGAAGAAGATAATCTGGCTTATAATCCAATTAATACGAGTAACGCAGATCTATATAACAATTTAGGCAATGATGCCCAGAAAACAGGCAGAGTCTTAACAAAAAACGATACCAAGCAATTAATAGCGACCTATCCTAAACAAGCTTGTTCACTACAATCAGACAAAACCGTTACTTATCGTGTTAGCACTAATGCACAAGGCAGTGTGGTAGACAGCGCAATTATGAGAAGTTCGGGTTATCCACTGTTTGATCAACAAGCCTTAGCTCAAATCAAATCAACGGGTTTTGCGAAAAATACCCACTACTTGGTCAATGTACTCTTCCCATTTGATCCTAAAATTTGTACGGGGGTAACGACAATCCCCCAAAATCAACCAGAACCGCCAACGACAGTGAGTCCTAAACCGACTCAACCACCCACCACAGTAACTCCTCAAGTATCCCCAACACCCACGACAGTAAGTCCTAAACCGACTCAACCACCTACCACAGCAAGTCCTAAACCGACTCAACCACCTACCACAGTAAGTCCTAAACCGGCTCAACCACCCACCACAGTGAGTCCTAAACCCTCGGAACCGCCAACCTCAGTGAGTCCTCAACCGTCGGAACCGCCAACCTCAGTGAGTCCTCAACCCACTCAACCCCAACCCCCAATTACGCCTAAACTGCCAACCTCAGAGGCGTTGAGTCCTGCCCAACCTTCAAGCCCCCCAATCACTCCCCCTGCTGAGACAGTAACCCCGGAGCCTAAGCTTAACCCAGAGACTCCAGAAGGTTCAACCAATGGTCAATCTTTACCGGGTCCAGCCCTACCCAAGAAAAACTAG
- the hrcA gene encoding heat-inducible transcriptional repressor HrcA, whose protein sequence is MTIPTPLTKRYQNILRATIQHYIATAEPVGSKTLVQEYNFSVSSATIRNALGQLEKAGLLYQPHPSAGRIPSDGGYRIYVDNLITPDDRIGQKIEQHLSQKLAKESFSFETLIHRATQILANFSGYIALITLPQTSANQLRHVQLIPASAKQVILIIVTDSYQTESILMDLPQSVLNEDGQNEELLAQELQLISNFLNTHLKGKNLSDLMALNWQKVDQEFVQYTEFLKLLLFQLQEHLKSSISTPIMIHGLSEVLRQPEFSQLQQVQMLLHLLEEQQDQLLPLIFDLPRNQSLTKGVTIRIGSENPLEPMRPCSLISAVYQQRDIPVGSVGVIGPTRMVYENIIPLVESTADYLSEALS, encoded by the coding sequence ATGACAATACCAACCCCTTTAACTAAACGCTATCAAAATATTCTACGGGCAACCATTCAACACTATATTGCCACAGCCGAACCTGTTGGCTCAAAAACCTTGGTTCAGGAGTACAATTTTAGTGTGAGTTCAGCAACGATTCGGAATGCTTTGGGGCAATTAGAAAAAGCGGGTTTATTGTATCAACCCCATCCCTCTGCTGGTCGGATTCCTTCTGATGGAGGATATCGAATTTATGTTGATAATTTAATCACGCCTGATGATAGAATAGGACAAAAAATCGAACAGCATCTGAGTCAAAAATTAGCCAAAGAAAGTTTTAGTTTTGAAACGTTAATTCACAGAGCAACGCAAATTTTAGCGAATTTTAGTGGCTATATTGCTTTAATTACTCTGCCACAAACTTCCGCGAATCAATTACGCCATGTTCAATTAATACCCGCTTCTGCAAAACAGGTAATTTTGATCATTGTGACTGATAGTTATCAAACGGAATCTATTTTAATGGATCTTCCTCAATCTGTTCTTAATGAAGACGGACAAAACGAAGAATTATTGGCTCAAGAGTTGCAACTTATTTCTAACTTTTTGAATACCCATTTAAAAGGTAAAAATTTATCAGATTTAATGGCATTAAATTGGCAGAAAGTCGACCAAGAATTTGTTCAATATACTGAATTTTTAAAGCTTTTATTGTTCCAATTGCAGGAACATTTAAAGTCATCTATTTCTACCCCAATTATGATTCATGGGTTATCTGAAGTGTTGCGTCAACCAGAATTTTCTCAATTACAACAGGTGCAAATGTTGTTACATCTTCTTGAAGAACAACAGGATCAACTTTTGCCTTTGATTTTTGATCTTCCTAGGAATCAATCACTAACTAAAGGAGTGACTATTAGAATTGGTTCAGAAAATCCTTTAGAACCCATGCGTCCCTGTTCACTGATTTCGGCTGTTTATCAACAAAGAGATATTCCCGTTGGTAGTGTTGGGGTTATTGGACCGACTCGGATGGTTTATGAGAATATTATTCCGTTAGTAGAATCAACCGCAGATTATCTCTCAGAAGCGTTAAGTTAA
- a CDS encoding rhodanese-like domain-containing protein has translation MYQYQSLPQITVTELAARLNQLEHLEGKIQLIDVREPHEVDIAYIEGFEVLPLSQFAEWSVHIKSRFNPDVETLVICHHGMRSAQMCQWLLNNGFTNVKNIIGGIDAYSLHVDPAIAHY, from the coding sequence ATGTATCAATATCAATCTCTTCCCCAGATTACAGTCACTGAACTGGCTGCTCGTTTGAATCAACTTGAGCACCTAGAGGGTAAAATACAACTAATTGATGTCCGTGAACCCCATGAGGTAGACATTGCCTATATTGAAGGGTTTGAGGTTCTTCCTTTAAGTCAATTTGCTGAGTGGTCAGTTCACATAAAAAGTCGCTTTAATCCTGATGTAGAAACCTTAGTGATTTGTCATCATGGTATGCGTTCAGCCCAGATGTGTCAATGGTTACTGAATAATGGGTTTACCAATGTTAAGAATATTATTGGTGGCATTGATGCCTATTCTCTTCATGTTGATCCCGCGATCGCCCATTACTAA